A single window of Lutzomyia longipalpis isolate SR_M1_2022 chromosome 1, ASM2433408v1 DNA harbors:
- the LOC129786371 gene encoding developmentally-regulated GTP-binding protein 2 — protein sequence MGILEKISEIEKEIARTQKNKATEYHLGLLKAKLAKYRSQLLEPSKKGEKGEGFDVLKSGDARVALIGFPSVGKSTLLSTLTKTESETASYEFTTLTCIPGVIEYRGANIQLLDLPGIIEGAAQGKGRGRQVIAVARTADLVLMMLDATKPTVHRDLLERELESVGIRLNKRRPNIYFKQKKGGGLSFNSTCALSRCNEKMVQTILHSFKIFNAEVLFREDATEDEFIDVVTANRVYLPCLYVYNKIDQISMEEVNRLAREPYSVVVSCNMKLNLDFLLETLWESLQLIRVYTKKPGQPPDFDDGLILRRGVTVEHVCHAIHRTLASQFKYALVWGTSTKYSPQRVGISHIMNDEDVIQIVKK from the exons ATGGGGATCTTGGAGAAGATATCTGAGATTGAGAAGGAAATTGCGAGAACTCAGAAAAATAAAG CCACTGAGTACCATTTGGGTTTGCTGAAGGCAAAATTGGCCAAATATCGATCGCAATTGTTGGAGCCGTCGAAGAAGGGAGAAAAGGGAGAGGGTTTCGATGTACTAAAGTCCGGGGATGCCCGTGTGGCTCTTATTGGATTCCCATCCGTGGGTAAGTCTACGCTCCTCTCCACGCTGACGAAAACAGAGAGTGAGACGGCTAGCTATGAATTCACCACACTCACGTGTATCCCGGGTGTTATTGAGTACCGTGGAGCTAATATTCAGCTGCTGGATTTGCCGGGAATCATCGAGGGAGCTGCTCAGGGAAAGGGTCGTGGTAGGCAGGTTATTGCTGTTGCTCGTACAGCTGATCTGGTGCTCATGATGTTGGACGCCACGAAGCCAACTGTGCACCGGGATTTGCTTGAGCGGGAACTGGAATCCGTGGGGATTCGGCTAAACAAGAGGCGCCCCAATATCTATTTCAAGCAGAAGAAGGGCGGTGGCCTCAGTTTTAATAGCACGTGCGCCCTGTCGCGGTGCAATGAGAAGATGGTTCAGACTATTTTGCACTCCTTCAAGATCTTCAATGCCGAAGTGCTATTCCGCGAGGATGCCACTGAGGATGAATTCATTGACGTCGTTACGGCCAATCGGGTGTACTTACCGTGCCTCTATGTCTACAATAAAATCGATCAGATCAGCATGGAGGAGGTGAACAGGTTGGCAAGGGAGCCATACAGCGTTGTTGTCAGTTGCAACATGAAGCTCAACTTGGATTTCCTCCTGGAGACTCTCTGGGAGTCCCTACAGCTTATCCGGGTGTACACGAAGAAGCCCGGACAGCCACCAGACTTTGATGATGGTCTCATTTTGCGAAGG GGTGTCACCGTGGAGCATGTTTGCCACGCCATCCATCGTACCCTGGCGAGCCAATTCAAGTATGCCCTAGTTTGGGGTACATCCACAAAGTACTCCCCACAGAGAGTTGGAATCAGTCACATAATGAATGATGAGGATGTTATTCAGATTGTTAAGAAGTAA
- the LOC129786355 gene encoding uncharacterized protein LOC129786355, whose protein sequence is MKGYVPPDKLVVRDSLDDEISDDVEDDVFIRDGRSHSMCEERGLKRPLMAPRRKNGARYKKSLAFMKKRHRFWSCCEPFCYGLAAITIIIALIFLGALLLTLFPMPLQKIKGWLHKNPSPVGQPPPATIANDTLEHVPCSQLSVNLVWKHVVSRVTSESPVRSADINADGVPDIIIGYSIEEDPYDGIADTTARCFNPHTGKTGLCEGGVMALNGTNGEILWQHWTAFNVFSLSCPVDLNGDHREDCVVAGKGGLMIAINGDTGKLIWRLEDKTLTSGTSADSTEWTIDIYTVNVVRDLDGDDISDVVAVHVQENKAFRFGHICVISGASGRMLRNIPTPFREEVFVPLQIITDADGTEWLLVITGSQNTPGGIYVIRLISLMQYKSEKDFTTLYRNVASGFMVPAILTDITGDGVEDIVVTSVNSTVHAFDGHTFRQLWNYAFPTSETIYSIIPGHFDHDNITDFMVKVNTGPGFPVYYYSQTMIISGQNGTTLLDNAIMDSGGPNTPLGGLSISQMYGGDFFLHWQTLCRGELNARDAYQFNADSGIEEQSRADTCRLRYNAPTIVKLYAIARNVEPPGATILSSDDLNLQLVPLNRTYAMKTHKIVPPFKHPKMYMQKFLSREKTSTDWTTPPNTIEQKRVDEAEKKLGEFREWTRIQGNRHQAPQEEFSNREPYIYLPYNQEPRQYPAQPPTPPKEPVIVPADTKSSDDYDIFYNDELLKRYPLRSQLPTNRDVRSKDEDIMDLESILSSEEVNDTLGDEAQTVKKVLTDAALKPILKGHPETLWDLEMEKEASEAIKEGGTYDYPYRQVKTRRETAKDIEQNFIPHVASTGVLLPSLDKSKPTSIDFAFVLNVRESETYPPLFLPRDLDCIEGKIKVFEDMDNKEILLQCLQERIPTLENLEPPKPKYEMQMVIARISISCGCRQLNKGEVCSQFNTIDNQRWTEYMGNLGNGLYV, encoded by the exons ATGAAGGGCTACGTTCCGCCCGACAAATTGGTGGTTCGGGACAGTTTAGATGATGAAATTAGTGATGACGTGGAAGACGATGTCTTCATACGTGATGGGAGATCTCATTCAATGTGCGAAGAGCGTGGCCTCAAGAGACCCCTTATGGCCCCTAGACGCAAGAATGGGGCACGCTATAAGAAATCACTTGCATTCATGAAGAAACGCCATCGCTTCTGGTCGTGCTGTGAACCTTTTTGCTATGGATTAGCCGCCATCACCATTATTATAG CTTTAATATTTCTAGGAGCTCTCCTGCTGACCCTCTTCCCAATGCCACtacaaaaaatcaaaggatGGCTACACAAGAATCCCAGTCCCGTGGGACAACCCCCACCTGCGACTATTGCCAATGATACCCTGGAACATGTGCCCTGTTCTCAGCTTTCTGTGAATCTCGTCTGGAAGCACGTAGTGTCACGTGTTACGAGTGAAAGCCCCGTGCGTAGTGCCGACATTAATGCCGATG gcGTTCCTGACATAATCATTGGCTACTCTATTGAGGAAGACCCCTATGATGGCATTGCTGACACAACAGCCCGTTGTTTTAATCCACACACGGGCAAAACAGGCCTCTGTGAAGGTGGTGTAATGGCACTCAATGGCACAAATGGGGAAATTCTCTGGCAACACTGGACTGCCTTCAATGTCTTCTCCCTGAGCTGCCCGGTTGATCTCAATGGGGATCACCGGGAGGACTGTGTCGTAGCCGGCAAGGGTGGCCTTATGATTGCTATAAATGGGGACACGGGTAAACTAATCTGGCGTCTCGAGGATAAAACCCTAACATCCGGCACAAGTGCAGATTCCACGGAATGGACCATTGACATCTACACCGTAAACGTGGTACGAGATCTCGATGGAGATGATATATCAGACGTCGTTGCGGTGCACGTGCAAGAGAATAAGGCCTTCCGCTTTGGGCATATTTGCGTGATTTCTGGGGCAAGTGGACGAATGCTGCGGAACATCCCAACACCATTCCGCGAGGAAGTCTTTGTGCCCCTGCAAATCATCACAGATGCCGATGGAACGGAATGGTTGCTCGTAATTACGGGATCACAGAATACACCTGGTGGCATCTACGTCATTCGCCTCATTAGTCTCATGCAGTACAAAAGTGAG AAGGACTTTACAACACTGTACCGAAATGTGGCATCAGGATTCATGGTACCGGCCATTCTAACAGACATTACGGGAGATGGGGTGGAGGATATTGTTGTAACATCCGTCAATTCCACCGTTCATGCTTTCGATGGGCACACATTCCGACAACTCTGGAACTACGCCTTCCCCACGTCGGAAACCATCTACTCCATCATCCCTGGACACTTTGATCACGACAACATTACGGATTTTATGGTTAAAGTGAACACAGGGCCGGGATTTCCGGTCTATTACTACTCCCAGACAATGATTATTAGTGGGCAAAATGGGACAACACTCCTGGACAATGCCATTATGGATTCCGGTGGGCCAAACACACCCCTAGGGGGCCTATCAATTTCCCAAATGTACGGCGGTGACTTCTTCCTACACTGGCAAACCCTATGTCGTGGTGAACTAAATGCCCGAGATGCGTATCAATTTAATGCCGACAGTGGCATTGAGGAGCAATCCCGCGCTGATACGTGCCGGTTGAGGTACAATGCACCAACAATTGTCAAATTGTACGCAATCGCGAGGAATGTTGAACCACCTGGCGCAACAATTCTCTCCTCAGACGATCTCAATCTTCAGCTAGTACCCCTAAATCGGACGTACGCAATGAAAACGCATAAAATTGTTCCACCATTTAAGCATCCAAAGATGTACATGCAGAAATTCCTAAGCAGAGAGAAAACCAGCACAGACTGGACAACACCCCCGAATACCATTGAGCAGAAACGTGTGGATGAGGCTGAGAAGAAACTCGGGGAATTTAGGGAATGGACAAGAATACAG gGAAATCGTCATCAAGCTCCTCAGGAGGAATTCAGTAACCGTGAACCCTACATCTATCTCCCGTACAATCAAGAGCCCAGACAGTATCCTGCACAACCTCCTACACCACCAAAAGAGCCCGTAATCGTTCCAGCGGACACAAAGAGCTCCGATGACTACGATATCTTCTACAATGACGAACTCCTCAAACGCTATCCCCTCCGTAGTCAACTACCAACAAACAGGGATGTCCGTAGTAAGGATGAAGATATTATGGATCTTGAGAGTATCTTGAGTTCCGAAGAAGTAAACGACACACTCGGTGATGAAGCACAAACAGTTAAGAAGGTTCTCACGGATGCTGCACTAAAGCCCATCCTGAAGGGTCATCCTGAAACCCTTTGGGACCTCGAGATGGAGAAAGAAGCTTCGGAGGCGATAAAAGAAGGTGGAACTTACGACTATCCCTATCGGCAGGTGAAAACACGTCGGGAAACAGCAAAAGACATTGAACAGAATTTTATTCCTCATGTTGCCTCAACGGGAGTCCTTCTACCCTCACTTGACAAGAGTAAACCAACTTCCATTGATTTTGCTTTTGTCCTCAATGTGCGTGAATCCGAAACGTATCCCCCACTCTTCTTGCCCCGAGATTTGGATTGTATTGAGGGGAAAATTAAAGTATTTGAAG ACATGGACAACAAGGAGATCCTTCTGCAATGCCTCCAAGAAAGAATCCCAACACTTGAAAATCTCGAACCTCCAAAGCCAAAATATGAAATGCAAATGGTCATCGCAAGGATATCCATCTCCTGTGGATGCAGACAACTCAATAAGGGTGAAGTTTGTTCTCAATTCAACACAATAGACAATCAACGATGGACGGAATATATGGGAAATCTCGGGAATGGACTTTACGTGTAG